A window of Bradyrhizobium sp. AZCC 1610 contains these coding sequences:
- a CDS encoding chemotaxis protein CheW has protein sequence MTTKTETIEGTVAEYVTAVIGGQLFGLPISRVQDVFMPERLTRVPLSSAEIAGVLNLRGRIVTVVDMRARLGLPKNDDGKPPMAVGVDLRGESYGLLIDQIGEVLKLHDNGREENPVNLDPRMARLAGGVHRLDGQLMVVLDIDRVLEIVPKTTLAA, from the coding sequence ATGACAACCAAGACCGAGACCATCGAGGGCACCGTGGCCGAATACGTCACCGCCGTGATCGGCGGGCAATTGTTCGGCCTGCCGATCTCGCGGGTGCAGGACGTGTTCATGCCGGAACGGCTGACGCGGGTGCCGTTGTCGTCGGCCGAGATCGCCGGCGTGCTCAATCTGCGCGGCCGCATCGTCACCGTGGTCGACATGCGCGCCCGGTTGGGTTTGCCCAAGAACGACGACGGCAAGCCGCCGATGGCGGTCGGCGTCGATCTGCGCGGCGAGTCCTACGGCCTGCTGATCGACCAGATCGGCGAGGTCTTGAAACTCCACGATAACGGCCGCGAGGAAAACCCCGTCAACCTCGATCCCCGCATGGCCAGGCTCGCCGGCGGCGTCCACCGTCTCGACGGCCAGCTCATGGTCGTACTCGACATCG